The proteins below are encoded in one region of Tsuneonella sp. CC-YZS046:
- the ppk2 gene encoding polyphosphate kinase 2 has protein sequence MTFSSSPSFEMDRVKQEIADSFDEELEMEIDESRLETMLKDLSDHPEQEQIDRRVYFRELFRLQHELVRLQDWVQYKGLKVLVIFEGRDSAGKGGVIKRITQRLNPRVCRVVALPAPTERERSQWYFQRYATHLPAAGEIVLFDRSWYNRAGVERVMGFCNEDDVEEFFRSAPEFERMLVRSGIILLKYWFSITDDEQQFRFLMRIHDPLKQWKLSPMDVEARRRWEDYTRAKEAMLERTHISEAPWWIVEAVDKKRARLNCISHLLAQIPYDDVPKEEVILPDRVRHEDYIRHPVPREMYVPETF, from the coding sequence ATGACATTTTCCAGTTCCCCCTCCTTCGAGATGGATCGCGTGAAGCAGGAGATTGCCGACAGTTTCGACGAGGAACTGGAGATGGAGATTGACGAGAGCCGTCTGGAGACGATGCTCAAGGATCTTTCCGATCATCCCGAACAGGAACAGATCGACCGCCGCGTCTATTTCCGCGAGTTGTTCCGCCTCCAGCATGAGTTGGTGCGGCTGCAGGACTGGGTCCAATACAAGGGGCTCAAGGTGCTGGTCATCTTCGAAGGCCGCGATTCGGCCGGCAAGGGTGGTGTCATCAAGCGCATCACCCAGCGCCTCAACCCGCGCGTCTGCCGGGTCGTCGCCCTTCCCGCCCCGACCGAGCGTGAACGCAGCCAATGGTATTTCCAGCGCTATGCCACGCATCTGCCGGCCGCCGGCGAAATAGTGCTGTTCGACCGAAGCTGGTATAATCGCGCGGGCGTCGAGCGGGTCATGGGCTTCTGCAACGAGGACGATGTGGAGGAATTTTTCCGCTCGGCCCCGGAGTTCGAGCGCATGCTGGTGCGCTCGGGCATCATCCTGCTCAAATACTGGTTCTCGATCACCGACGACGAGCAGCAGTTCCGCTTCCTCATGCGCATCCACGATCCGCTCAAGCAGTGGAAGCTCTCGCCCATGGATGTCGAGGCGCGGCGCCGGTGGGAGGACTATACCCGCGCCAAGGAAGCGATGCTGGAACGCACGCATATTTCCGAAGCGCCCTGGTGGATCGTCGAGGCGGTGGACAAGAAGCGCGCGCGATTGAACTGCATCTCGCATCTCCTCGCGCAGATTCCCTATGACGACGTGCCCAAGGAAGAGGTCATCCTGCCCGACCGCGTGCGGCACGAGGATTACATCCGCCACCCGGTTCCACGCGAGATGTATGTCCCCGAGACATTCTGA
- a CDS encoding DUF808 domain-containing protein has protein sequence MSIGLIALLDDIAALAKVAAASLDDVATQATQAGTKAAGVVIDDTAVSPRYVTGFSASRELPIIGRIALGSLRNKLLILLPAAVGLSLVAPQAILPLLMLGGLYLCYEGAEKLLELVSPHTAHAHEAEFEPAESDQASFEDQKVAGAIRTDFILSAEIMAITLGSVPDAGLATQAIVLAVVGFGITVAVYGVVALIVKADDIGLHLARVSSPSMAGSATRAVGRGLVQGMPYFLRVLGLVGTVAMVWVGGGIVLHGLEGYGLAWPSHFLHDTGEAAAHTLPAIGPFLSWLVQATGSGLAGIVIGGLAIPAMSYVILPAWRMASRLGGIRRVQGSTETQA, from the coding sequence GTGAGCATTGGCCTGATCGCACTTCTCGACGACATCGCCGCGCTGGCCAAGGTCGCCGCAGCTTCGCTGGACGATGTCGCCACCCAGGCCACCCAGGCCGGCACCAAGGCCGCGGGGGTGGTCATCGACGACACCGCAGTCAGCCCCCGCTATGTGACGGGCTTCTCGGCATCACGCGAGTTGCCGATCATCGGCAGGATCGCGCTCGGCTCGCTGCGGAACAAGCTGCTGATCCTGCTGCCCGCCGCGGTCGGCCTGAGCCTGGTCGCGCCGCAGGCGATCCTTCCGCTGCTGATGCTGGGCGGGCTTTACCTCTGCTACGAGGGCGCCGAAAAACTTCTCGAACTGGTGTCGCCTCACACCGCTCATGCGCATGAGGCGGAGTTCGAGCCGGCCGAGTCCGATCAGGCATCGTTCGAGGACCAGAAGGTCGCGGGCGCGATCAGAACCGACTTCATCCTTTCGGCGGAGATCATGGCCATCACCCTCGGCTCGGTTCCCGACGCCGGCCTGGCCACGCAGGCGATAGTGCTCGCCGTGGTCGGCTTCGGCATCACGGTGGCGGTCTACGGAGTAGTGGCCCTGATCGTGAAGGCCGACGATATCGGCCTCCACCTTGCCAGGGTATCCTCCCCTTCGATGGCGGGCTCGGCGACGCGCGCGGTCGGGCGCGGGCTGGTTCAGGGTATGCCCTATTTCCTCAGAGTGCTCGGCCTGGTCGGGACGGTGGCGATGGTTTGGGTCGGCGGCGGCATCGTCCTGCACGGGCTCGAAGGCTATGGCCTCGCGTGGCCGAGCCATTTCCTCCACGATACCGGCGAAGCCGCCGCGCATACGCTCCCCGCGATCGGCCCCTTCCTGTCATGGCTGGTCCAGGCAACCGGCTCCGGGCTGGCCGGTATCGTGATCGGAGGGCTGGCGATTCCGGCGATGAGCTACGTCATCCTGCCTGCATGGCGGATGGCCTCGCGCCTGGGAGGCATCCGCCGCGTGCAGGGCTCCACCGAAACGCAGGCCTGA
- a CDS encoding 3-hydroxybutyrate dehydrogenase, producing MTVQDGQAGVHGKVAVVTGSTSGIGLAIARQFAARGANLVINGLGDAAAIEAERSAIEADFGVRCLYSPANMLSGAEIAEMVALAEGSLGGCDILVNNAGIQHVAPIDEFPDEKWQAIIAINLLAVFHSIKAALPGMKRRGWGRIVNIASAHALIASPYKSAYVAAKHGVAGLTKTVALEVATQGVTVNAICPGYVWTPLVEAQIPDTMASRGLTREQVIHDVLLEAQPTKEFVTVDQVAALALYLCSGEAASITGSILPIDGGWTAH from the coding sequence ATGACCGTCCAGGATGGACAAGCGGGTGTGCATGGCAAGGTTGCCGTGGTTACGGGCTCCACCAGTGGCATTGGGTTGGCGATCGCCCGCCAGTTCGCGGCGCGGGGCGCGAATCTCGTCATCAACGGCCTTGGCGATGCCGCTGCCATCGAGGCGGAGCGCTCCGCCATCGAGGCGGATTTCGGCGTGCGTTGCCTCTATTCGCCGGCCAACATGCTCTCGGGCGCCGAGATCGCCGAAATGGTGGCGCTCGCCGAGGGCAGTCTCGGCGGCTGCGACATTCTGGTGAACAACGCCGGCATCCAGCATGTCGCGCCGATCGACGAATTTCCCGACGAGAAGTGGCAGGCGATCATCGCCATCAATCTGCTGGCGGTCTTTCATTCGATCAAGGCGGCGCTGCCCGGCATGAAGCGGCGCGGCTGGGGCCGCATCGTCAACATCGCCTCGGCCCATGCGCTGATAGCATCGCCCTACAAATCCGCCTATGTCGCGGCCAAGCACGGCGTAGCGGGTCTGACGAAGACGGTCGCGCTCGAAGTCGCGACGCAGGGCGTCACCGTCAACGCCATCTGCCCCGGCTATGTCTGGACACCGCTCGTCGAGGCACAGATCCCCGACACGATGGCATCGCGCGGGCTGACGAGAGAGCAGGTCATCCATGACGTGTTGCTCGAGGCCCAGCCGACGAAGGAGTTCGTCACCGTCGATCAGGTGGCTGCGCTCGCGCTCTATCTATGCAGCGGGGAAGCGGCCTCCATCACCGGGTCGATCCTGCCTATCGATGGCGGTTGGACGGCCCACTGA
- a CDS encoding acetoacetate decarboxylase: MKADDVRRAYAMPLSNPAYPPGPYRFFDREYVIISYRTDPDALRAVVPEPLEIAEPVVKYEFIKMPDATGFGDYTESGQVIPVRFEGKAGVYVHAMYLDDDAPIAGGREIWGFPKKLAFPKLVHEGEVIVGTLHYGSVLCSTATMAYKHEALDTDAIAEALGEPNFLVKIIPHVDATPRICELVRYRLEDIVVKEAWSGPAELELHRHVIADVARLPVLEIVSAVHFVADLTLGLGEVVHDYMASQGSDRHA; encoded by the coding sequence ATGAAAGCTGACGACGTTCGCCGCGCTTATGCCATGCCTCTGTCGAACCCCGCTTATCCGCCGGGGCCATATCGGTTCTTCGATCGGGAATATGTCATTATCAGCTATCGCACCGATCCGGATGCGTTGCGGGCCGTCGTGCCCGAACCGCTCGAGATCGCCGAGCCGGTGGTCAAGTATGAATTCATCAAGATGCCCGACGCCACCGGCTTCGGCGACTACACCGAATCGGGCCAGGTCATTCCGGTGCGGTTCGAGGGCAAGGCGGGCGTGTATGTCCACGCCATGTATCTCGACGACGATGCGCCCATTGCCGGCGGCCGCGAGATCTGGGGCTTTCCCAAGAAGCTCGCATTTCCCAAGCTCGTCCATGAAGGCGAGGTGATCGTTGGCACATTGCACTACGGCTCTGTGCTCTGCTCCACCGCGACCATGGCCTACAAGCACGAGGCGCTCGATACGGACGCGATCGCTGAAGCGCTCGGCGAGCCGAACTTCCTCGTCAAGATCATCCCGCATGTCGACGCCACGCCGCGCATCTGCGAATTGGTCCGCTATCGCCTGGAGGACATCGTCGTCAAAGAGGCGTGGTCGGGGCCGGCCGAATTGGAGCTGCACCGCCATGTGATCGCGGACGTCGCCCGCCTGCCGGTGCTGGAGATCGTCTCGGCCGTGCATTTCGTCGCCGACCTCACGCTCGGCCTGGGCGAGGTGGTGCATGACTATATGGCCAGTCAGGGGAGTGACCGACATGCCTGA
- a CDS encoding patatin-like phospholipase family protein → MRKRKNETPDIEELLAPYQSVALVLQGGGALGAYQAGVFQALAEAGVHANWLSGVSIGAINAAIIAGNRPENQLDRLRDFWETVSERKIWLFTPEGDVFRRLRNQVSSMMTMTTGLPGFFKLRNANPWLQLSGASGATSFYDTDELQHTLDRLIDWDVLNNRERRLSVGAVNVSTGNFRYFDSEIEVLGPQHIMASGALPPAFPAVLIENEYYWDGGIVSNTPLQYLLEQEDVHDTLVFQVDLFSSRGILPRDMGDVLARHKDIMYSSRTRNNTDTFRRLHNLRLKLHQALLRVPPEALTDDDHAFLAAMEDVPQINIVHLIYQQKIYESDAKDYEFSGSSMREHWDSGYQDTRKTLGHRKWLAKPPESIGMTVHDVHRDDPS, encoded by the coding sequence ATGCGCAAGCGCAAAAACGAGACGCCGGACATCGAGGAACTGCTTGCCCCCTATCAGTCGGTGGCGCTGGTCCTGCAGGGCGGCGGCGCGTTGGGCGCCTATCAGGCCGGCGTGTTTCAGGCGCTGGCGGAGGCTGGCGTCCATGCCAACTGGCTGTCCGGCGTGTCTATCGGGGCGATCAACGCGGCGATCATCGCCGGCAATCGGCCGGAGAATCAGCTCGACCGGCTGCGCGATTTCTGGGAAACCGTCTCGGAGCGGAAGATCTGGCTGTTCACACCGGAGGGCGACGTCTTCCGAAGGCTGCGCAACCAGGTCAGTTCGATGATGACGATGACCACCGGCCTGCCGGGCTTCTTCAAGTTGCGCAACGCGAATCCCTGGTTGCAGCTTTCCGGCGCCTCGGGCGCCACCAGCTTCTACGACACGGACGAGCTTCAGCACACGCTCGATCGGCTGATTGACTGGGATGTGCTCAACAATCGCGAACGCCGGCTCAGTGTCGGCGCGGTGAATGTCAGCACCGGCAACTTCCGCTATTTCGACAGCGAGATCGAAGTGCTTGGGCCTCAGCATATCATGGCTTCGGGTGCGCTGCCGCCGGCTTTCCCGGCGGTCCTCATAGAAAACGAATATTATTGGGATGGCGGCATCGTCTCCAACACTCCGCTGCAATATCTGCTGGAGCAGGAGGATGTTCACGACACGCTGGTGTTTCAGGTGGATCTGTTCAGTTCGCGGGGCATATTGCCGCGCGACATGGGCGACGTTCTCGCCCGCCATAAGGACATCATGTATTCAAGCCGCACGCGCAACAATACGGACACCTTCCGCCGCCTTCATAACCTCAGGCTGAAGTTGCATCAGGCGCTGCTGCGCGTCCCGCCCGAAGCGCTCACCGACGACGATCATGCTTTCCTTGCCGCCATGGAAGACGTGCCGCAGATCAACATCGTGCATCTCATCTATCAGCAGAAGATATACGAGAGCGATGCGAAGGATTATGAGTTCTCGGGCAGTTCGATGCGCGAGCATTGGGATTCCGGCTATCAAGACACGCGCAAGACTCTCGGCCACCGCAAATGGCTGGCGAAGCCGCCGGAATCGATCGGCATGACAGTGCATGATGTCCATCGCGACGATCCGAGCTGA
- the yajC gene encoding preprotein translocase subunit YajC — translation MLDILSAAAASGSEPPFWVSMLPLVGMGVIFWFLIIRPQIRRQKEHAARVAALKKGDQVVTAGGLVGKVIKVDDTYAELELGQGVRVKAVKGTIGEILTPGSGAPAND, via the coding sequence ATGCTAGATATTCTTTCCGCAGCCGCAGCCTCCGGGTCGGAACCTCCTTTCTGGGTGTCGATGTTGCCTTTGGTGGGCATGGGCGTCATTTTCTGGTTCCTGATTATCCGCCCGCAAATTCGCCGCCAGAAGGAACACGCGGCGCGTGTCGCGGCGTTGAAGAAGGGGGATCAGGTGGTCACCGCGGGCGGGCTTGTCGGAAAGGTCATCAAGGTGGATGACACTTATGCGGAGCTTGAGCTGGGGCAGGGCGTGCGCGTGAAAGCGGTCAAGGGCACGATCGGCGAAATCCTGACGCCGGGCAGCGGCGCCCCAGCGAACGATTGA
- the secD gene encoding protein translocase subunit SecD: protein MLEFPRWKKIWLWFVTVVLVVAALPSLVSVTGANWPSFLPDPKVNLGLDLAGGSHILLEADPSQVRRQRLEGMEESVRGALRAAEPRIRIGDVSSKGGTLSFLLEDPSQVDAAREAILPLTTGAGLTGQRDWKIEVVEGNRFKLTPTQAGIDQAVTSAMDSATEVVRKRIDALGTREPTIIRQGAQRIVVQVPGLSDPKALKDLLGQTAKLEFKLVDTTALPADIARGVAPPGSEIVPYAEAESSGVGAIAVKRLGGIKGDSLTNAQQSFNSQNNEPVVTITFDQQGGAKFAKLTTENVNRPFAIILDGKVLSAPNINEPILGGSAQISGSFTVETANQLAIALRSGALPVDLKVVEERTVGPDLGADSIEKGLIAMLVGSIAVMAFIIATYGRFGIYACIALVLNVLMILGVMAIFNTTLTLPGIAGFVLTIGAAVDANVLINERIREERKRGRKVFAAVEAGYREASRAIFDANITNVIAAVLMFLFGSGPVRGFAMVLMIGIVTSVFTAVTLTRMWVANWLRKERPSEIVL from the coding sequence ATGCTTGAATTTCCTCGCTGGAAAAAGATCTGGCTGTGGTTCGTCACTGTGGTCTTGGTGGTTGCGGCTCTGCCCTCGCTCGTTTCCGTAACAGGCGCGAACTGGCCCAGCTTTCTGCCGGACCCCAAGGTCAATCTGGGGCTGGACCTTGCGGGCGGGAGCCACATCCTGCTGGAAGCCGATCCGAGCCAGGTTCGACGCCAGCGGCTGGAAGGCATGGAAGAATCGGTTCGGGGTGCGCTGCGCGCCGCGGAACCGCGCATCCGCATCGGTGATGTATCGAGCAAGGGCGGAACGCTGTCGTTCCTGTTGGAAGACCCGTCGCAGGTCGACGCGGCACGCGAAGCCATACTTCCGCTGACCACCGGCGCCGGCCTGACCGGGCAGCGCGACTGGAAGATCGAAGTGGTCGAAGGCAACCGCTTCAAGCTGACGCCCACCCAGGCGGGCATCGACCAGGCTGTCACTTCGGCGATGGATTCGGCGACCGAAGTGGTGCGCAAGCGGATCGACGCGCTCGGCACCCGCGAACCCACGATCATTCGCCAGGGCGCCCAGCGCATCGTCGTGCAGGTTCCCGGCCTCAGCGATCCCAAGGCATTGAAGGATCTGCTCGGCCAGACCGCCAAGCTCGAGTTCAAGCTGGTCGACACCACTGCCCTGCCGGCCGATATCGCCAGGGGCGTGGCGCCTCCGGGCAGCGAAATCGTGCCCTATGCGGAAGCCGAAAGTTCCGGTGTCGGCGCGATCGCGGTCAAGCGCTTGGGCGGGATCAAGGGCGATTCCCTGACCAACGCCCAGCAGAGCTTCAATTCGCAGAACAATGAACCCGTGGTCACGATCACCTTCGATCAGCAGGGCGGTGCGAAATTCGCCAAGCTCACCACGGAGAATGTCAATCGCCCCTTCGCCATCATTCTCGACGGCAAGGTGTTGTCGGCTCCCAACATCAACGAACCGATCCTGGGCGGCAGCGCGCAGATTTCCGGCAGCTTCACGGTGGAGACGGCCAACCAGCTCGCGATTGCATTGCGTTCCGGCGCTCTTCCGGTCGACCTCAAGGTGGTCGAGGAACGGACCGTAGGCCCCGATCTCGGCGCTGACTCGATCGAGAAGGGACTGATCGCCATGCTGGTCGGTTCGATAGCGGTGATGGCCTTCATCATCGCTACCTATGGCCGCTTCGGGATATATGCGTGCATCGCTCTGGTTCTCAACGTGCTGATGATCCTGGGTGTGATGGCGATCTTCAACACCACGCTCACCTTGCCCGGCATTGCCGGTTTCGTGCTGACGATTGGCGCCGCGGTGGACGCCAACGTGCTTATCAACGAGCGAATACGCGAGGAGCGCAAACGCGGGCGAAAGGTCTTCGCCGCGGTCGAGGCCGGCTATCGCGAGGCCAGCCGCGCGATTTTCGACGCCAACATCACCAACGTCATCGCGGCGGTGCTCATGTTCCTGTTCGGCTCCGGCCCGGTGCGCGGCTTCGCCATGGTGCTGATGATCGGTATCGTCACTTCGGTGTTCACCGCCGTGACGCTGACCCGCATGTGGGTCGCCAACTGGCTGCGCAAGGAACGCCCGTCGGAAATCGTGCTGTGA
- the secF gene encoding protein translocase subunit SecF, with amino-acid sequence MKLLKLIPDDTNIRFLRWRVPFYSVSILLMALSIALVLVRGLNLGVDFVGGQMIRVTFTQTAEAPVAELRETVGALGYGEPIIQQFGKPNEISIRMKLPEGSEGQPALADAMARKITATIQAEHSDARIDGVDSVSGKVSGELFQTGMLALGLAMIGISIYIWVRFEWQFGVGALFALVHDVTLTLGMFALTQMEFDLNIVAALLTLIGYSLNDNIVVYDRVRENLKKYRKMPVAELLDMSVNETLSRTIVTSLSLLITLIALLLLGPDVIFGFTAAITLGIFVGTYSSIYMATPILIWLGVTSESFVPVEDADEKAGRLARGDA; translated from the coding sequence ATGAAACTGCTCAAGCTCATTCCCGACGATACGAACATTCGCTTCCTGCGGTGGCGCGTGCCGTTCTATTCCGTCAGCATCCTGTTGATGGCCCTCTCGATCGCGCTGGTGCTGGTCCGCGGCCTCAATCTGGGGGTCGATTTCGTCGGTGGCCAGATGATCCGCGTGACCTTCACGCAGACGGCGGAGGCGCCGGTTGCCGAATTGCGCGAAACGGTCGGCGCGCTGGGTTATGGCGAACCCATCATCCAGCAATTCGGCAAGCCGAACGAAATCTCGATCCGCATGAAGCTGCCGGAAGGCTCGGAAGGGCAGCCCGCGCTCGCGGATGCGATGGCGCGCAAGATCACCGCGACGATCCAGGCGGAACACAGCGACGCCCGCATCGACGGGGTGGATTCCGTATCCGGCAAGGTTTCCGGTGAGTTGTTCCAGACGGGGATGCTCGCGCTCGGCCTCGCGATGATAGGCATTTCGATTTATATCTGGGTGCGGTTCGAATGGCAGTTCGGCGTCGGTGCGCTGTTCGCGCTGGTGCATGATGTGACGCTGACTCTGGGCATGTTCGCGCTTACCCAGATGGAGTTCGACCTTAACATCGTCGCCGCGCTGCTGACCTTGATCGGCTATTCGCTGAACGACAATATCGTGGTCTATGACCGCGTCAGGGAAAATCTGAAGAAATACCGGAAGATGCCAGTTGCCGAGTTGCTGGACATGTCGGTCAACGAAACCCTGTCCCGAACGATCGTCACTTCCCTTTCGCTGCTGATAACGCTGATCGCGCTCCTGCTGCTGGGGCCGGATGTGATCTTCGGGTTCACTGCGGCGATCACGCTCGGCATCTTCGTCGGCACCTACAGCTCGATCTACATGGCGACGCCGATCCTGATCTGGCTTGGCGTGACTTCGGAGAGCTTTGTTCCGGTCGAGGACGCGGATGAGAAGGCCGGGCGGCTCGCGCGCGGTGACGCCTGA
- a CDS encoding helix-turn-helix transcriptional regulator has product MINRIRDIRKEKGMTLADVAAACEPPTTAQTIGRLETGMRNLSLVWMNRIAAALQVEPEMLVRGKESPQPKVVAKLTDSGAESLSTQRDAILPTDLNSGAPLMALAIETSAGEYRPGDQLWLRQLPPEDAPKAINRDVLVPRKGGRFAFGRLIDRQGKRVGVLPPGLGQKQLVVDDPPWFGVAEMLVRRL; this is encoded by the coding sequence ATGATCAATCGCATCCGCGATATCCGCAAGGAAAAGGGCATGACCCTTGCCGATGTCGCCGCTGCCTGCGAGCCGCCGACCACCGCACAGACCATCGGCCGGCTCGAAACCGGCATGCGCAACCTGTCGCTCGTCTGGATGAACCGGATTGCCGCCGCGCTGCAGGTCGAGCCGGAAATGCTGGTGCGCGGGAAGGAAAGCCCGCAGCCGAAAGTGGTGGCGAAGCTGACGGACAGCGGCGCGGAATCCCTTTCCACCCAGCGCGACGCCATCCTGCCGACGGACCTGAACAGCGGCGCGCCGCTGATGGCGCTGGCGATCGAGACGAGCGCGGGCGAATATCGCCCCGGCGACCAGCTCTGGCTGCGCCAATTGCCGCCTGAGGACGCCCCCAAGGCCATCAATCGGGATGTCCTCGTGCCGCGCAAGGGCGGGCGCTTCGCATTCGGGCGCTTGATAGACCGGCAGGGCAAGCGCGTCGGCGTGCTTCCGCCCGGGCTGGGGCAGAAACAACTGGTGGTCGATGACCCGCCCTGGTTCGGCGTGGCGGAAATGCTGGTGCGCAGACTGTGA
- a CDS encoding DUF6456 domain-containing protein, with amino-acid sequence MQRQLVERELTAEGPRRCGKPGRRARRVTVNLAESPLSWLHARGHIDRRLFDAGERLRMDYERAQLSPAITMRWDAVRVDGGGADSGLTPGERQLAAKIRFDGAMAEAGKGLNDILWRVVCAGDPLPEAERSLAWPARSGKLVLRLALERVAEFYRIS; translated from the coding sequence ATGCAGCGCCAACTGGTCGAACGGGAACTGACGGCGGAAGGCCCGCGCCGGTGCGGAAAACCTGGCCGCCGCGCCCGCAGGGTGACGGTCAATCTGGCCGAATCGCCCCTGTCCTGGCTCCATGCGCGCGGGCATATCGACCGTCGCCTGTTCGATGCGGGGGAACGGCTGCGCATGGATTACGAGCGGGCGCAGCTTTCACCCGCCATCACCATGCGCTGGGATGCGGTGCGGGTGGATGGGGGCGGGGCCGACAGCGGCTTGACGCCGGGCGAGCGCCAGCTTGCGGCGAAGATCAGGTTCGACGGCGCGATGGCCGAGGCGGGCAAGGGATTGAACGACATTCTGTGGCGCGTGGTCTGCGCGGGCGATCCCCTGCCCGAAGCGGAACGCTCGCTCGCCTGGCCCGCGCGCAGCGGCAAGCTCGTGCTCAGGCTGGCGCTGGAGCGGGTAGCGGAATTCTACCGGATTTCCTGA
- a CDS encoding ABC-F family ATP-binding cassette domain-containing protein produces the protein MAAAPILSWEELGLIQGAGWLFRDLDLHIGPRDRLALIGRNGAGKTTLLKLIDDRIEADKGKRSIQPGTRVVMLEQDPFFTGFATLMDFALDGPDAPPRHEVEAIAGQLGIDMSRPAESASGGERRRAALARALASEPDLLLLDEPTNHLDLAAIDWLESWLNRYTGAFVVISHDRTFLTRLTRATLWLDRGTLRRKEVGFGGYEAWEEQVYAEEARAAEKLDAKLKLEAHWLERGVTARRKRNQGRLEKLHLMRAQRAAMLTPGGSAKLKLATDDVRTKSVIVAEHVTKRFGDRAIIRDFTLRIQRGDRIGVVGANGAGKTTLLKLLTGEIQPDEGSVTLAKTLHGVMIDQQRSLLSPDKRVRDVLAEGGDWIDVRGHRKHVQGYLKEFLFDPGIVDTKVGILSGGERSRLLLAREFARKSNLLVLDEPTNDLDLETLDLLQEVIADYDGTVLIVSHDRDFLDRTVTVTLGLDGSGKVDIVAGGYADWETKRKSRVAPVRKAAEKESPTPAAPPPPPRKAKLSYKDQRDYDLLPQRIEELEDMISHGEQTLSDPDLYARDPQKFAQLTSSLEKLREEKETAEERWLELAEQVEG, from the coding sequence ATGGCTGCCGCACCGATCTTGAGCTGGGAAGAACTGGGACTGATTCAGGGGGCGGGATGGCTGTTCCGCGACCTGGACCTGCATATCGGCCCGCGCGACCGGCTCGCGCTGATCGGCCGCAATGGCGCGGGCAAGACCACCCTGCTCAAGCTGATCGACGACCGGATCGAGGCGGACAAGGGCAAGCGCTCGATCCAGCCCGGAACCCGGGTGGTGATGCTGGAGCAGGACCCCTTCTTCACCGGCTTCGCCACGCTGATGGATTTCGCGCTGGATGGGCCGGACGCCCCGCCCCGGCACGAGGTGGAGGCGATCGCCGGGCAGCTGGGCATCGACATGAGCCGCCCGGCCGAGAGTGCTTCGGGCGGCGAACGGCGGCGGGCCGCGCTGGCCCGGGCGCTGGCGTCCGAGCCCGACCTGCTGCTGCTGGACGAGCCGACCAACCATCTCGACCTCGCCGCGATCGACTGGCTCGAAAGCTGGCTCAACCGCTACACCGGCGCCTTCGTGGTCATCAGCCATGACCGCACCTTCCTGACCCGGCTGACGCGGGCGACCCTGTGGCTCGACCGAGGCACCCTGCGGCGCAAGGAAGTCGGCTTCGGCGGCTACGAAGCCTGGGAAGAACAGGTCTATGCCGAGGAAGCCCGCGCGGCCGAGAAGCTCGACGCCAAGCTGAAGCTGGAGGCGCACTGGCTGGAACGCGGCGTCACCGCCCGCCGCAAGCGCAACCAGGGCCGGCTGGAAAAGCTCCATCTGATGCGGGCGCAGCGCGCGGCGATGCTGACGCCGGGCGGCTCGGCCAAGCTCAAGCTCGCGACCGACGATGTGAGAACCAAGTCGGTGATCGTGGCAGAGCACGTGACCAAACGCTTCGGCGATCGCGCGATCATCAGGGATTTCACCCTGCGGATACAGCGCGGCGACCGGATCGGCGTGGTCGGCGCCAATGGCGCGGGCAAGACCACCCTGCTCAAGCTCCTCACGGGCGAGATCCAGCCGGACGAAGGCAGCGTGACGCTGGCGAAAACCCTGCATGGAGTGATGATCGACCAGCAGCGCAGCCTGCTCTCTCCCGACAAGCGCGTGCGCGACGTGCTGGCCGAGGGCGGGGACTGGATCGACGTGCGCGGCCACCGCAAGCATGTGCAGGGCTATCTCAAGGAATTCCTGTTCGATCCCGGCATCGTCGACACCAAGGTCGGCATCCTTTCCGGCGGCGAGCGCTCCCGCCTGCTGCTGGCGCGGGAGTTCGCCCGCAAGTCGAACCTGCTGGTGCTGGACGAGCCGACCAACGATCTCGACCTCGAAACGCTGGACCTGCTGCAGGAAGTGATCGCGGATTACGACGGCACGGTGCTGATCGTCAGCCACGACCGTGATTTCCTCGATCGCACGGTCACGGTGACGCTCGGCCTCGACGGCTCGGGCAAGGTCGACATCGTCGCGGGCGGCTATGCGGATTGGGAAACGAAGCGAAAGAGCCGCGTCGCGCCGGTCAGAAAGGCGGCGGAGAAGGAAAGTCCGACGCCAGCCGCTCCCCCGCCCCCGCCCAGGAAGGCAAAGCTGAGCTACAAGGATCAGCGCGACTACGATCTGCTGCCGCAGCGGATCGAAGAGCTGGAAGACATGATCTCGCATGGCGAACAAACGCTTTCCGACCCGGACCTCTATGCCCGGGACCCGCAGAAATTCGCGCAGCTCACCTCTTCGCTGGAAAAGCTGCGCGAGGAAAAGGAAACGGCGGAGGAGCGCTGGCTGGAACTGGCGGAGCAGGTGGAAGGCTGA